ATGATCGTGGTCACGCCGATCACCACGCCGATCAAGGTGAGAAACGCCCGCATCTTGTGTGCGCGCATCGCTTCCAGCGCCATACGCAGGGATTCCCACAGCGAAGCAAGAAGAAGACGACTGCGCTCGAACATGCGGTTACTCCTGCCTCAGGGCTTCAATGGGCGAGAGCCGTGCGGCCTTGGTGGATGGATAGATTCCAAAAAACACTCCCACGACGGCGGCAAAGACCACTCCAAATCCGACCACCCACAGCGGCATCGCCGTGGGCAGGAAACTGTTCATGATTCGGCTGCCGATGTAGGCGAGCCCGACGCCCGCCAGTCCTCCCACTCCACAAATCACCGCCGATTCGATCAGAAACTGCCAGGCGATCATCCAGCGGTGCGCACCCAGCGCTTTGCGCAGACCCACCTCGCTCGTCCGTTCGGTCACCGAGACCAGCATGATGTTCATGATTCCGATGCCGCCGACCAGAAGCGAGATGAAAGCGATAATCACTCCCCCCGCGTAGATGCTGCCGGTAACCTTGCGATAGGCGTCCATGATCATATTCTGGCCGTTGATGCCGAAGTTATCCGGCTCCATCGGCCCGAGCTTGCGGATGCGTCGCATGATGCCGCGCAGTTCCCACTCCAGTTCCGCAACCTCTTCCGAACTGCGCGCCTTGACGACAATATCTACGTTCGCTTCCCGTTCAAAGCGTTTGATGAAGGCGCCGATCGGTACATAGACGAAATCATCCATGTTCTGGCCGAAGAAACGGCCCATCTTGGCGTTTACGCCGATGATGCGGAACTTATAGCCCCCGATATCCAATCTCTTGTCCAGCGCTCCGCCGTTCTCGAATAACCGCTCCGCCACCGCCGCACCGATCACACACACTTGGCGGTTGCGCCGCACTTCATCCTCGTTGAAGAAGCGACCGAGATCGAGACGAACCGAGTTGGTCTCGACGTAGTCGGTCCCCACTCCCCACACCTGTACATTGGTTAGACGGTTGCTGCGGTAGCTGACGGAACTGCGCGTGTCCGCCCACGGACTGACCGCCGCCGCCAGCTTTGATTCGGCGGCGATCTGATCCGCCACTTCCGGTCCGAGTACGGGTCGCTTGATCATCGCCCGCCAGTTGTCGCCGAACCAGTCCCACTTGGACACGTACAGGGTATTCGATCCGAGAAAGCTGAACTGCCCGGCCACCGCCTTGTTCAAACCGAGGATGATGGTGACCATCAAAACGACGGTGGTCACGCCGATGAGAATGCCGAGCGTGGTCAAGGCCGCGCGCAGCTTGTTGGATCTCAACGCGCGGAACGAAATCCGCAATCCTTCGTATACGTCCGTGAACGTCCGCATAACGTTTCATCAGCTCCGCGGTTCGTCGGAAGCGATCCGCCCGTCCAACAGACGAACGATCCGTTTGGTGTGACGGGCGACGTCCTCTTCGTGTGTCACTAGAACGATGGTATTCCCTTCCTCATGGATGAGCTGTAATACCTCCATGATCTCAGCACCCGTTTTCGAGTCGAGGTTTCCGGTCGGCTCGTCGGCGAGAATGATCGAGGGATTGGTGACCAGCGCGCGAGCCATCGCCACGCGCTGCCGCTGCCCGCCCGACAGCTCGTTGGGCTTGTGATGCATGCGGTCGGCGAGTCCCACTGACGTCAGCGCTTCCTCGGCCCGGCGATGTCGCAGGGAGGAGCGCATACCGGCATAGATGAGCGGTAGCTCCACGTTGTGCAAAGCCGTCGCCCGCGGCAGAAGATTGAACGTCTGGAATACGAATCCGATGCGGCGATTGCGAATCTCGGCCAGATAACCGTCGGTCAAACCGGCCACGTTCTCACCGGCCAGAAAATAGTCACCCGAAGTCGGAGTATCGAGACAACCGATGAGATTCATGAGCGTGGACTTGCCCGAGCCCGAAGGTCCCATAATCGCCAGATACTCGCCCGAGCGGATGGCCAAATCCACTCCCCGCAAAGCATTCACCTGCTCGGTGCCAACCTTGTAGATCTTGACCAGATTGCGAATATCAATCAGCGGTCGTCCACCGTTTTCCTCTTCACGATAGGGCACAGGGACTACCTCCGCTCGACTTTCTTACCGCCCTTGCCTTCTTCTTTGAGCTTCACCTTCATGCCATTGGTGAGTTCACGGGCAAGAATGCGATAGGGACCGGAAATGACGCTGTCATTTTCTGCGATTCCCTCGATGATTTCGATGTGGCGATCTGAAGAAAGTCCGGTCTTGACGGGCTTCCATACGGCGGAGTCCGCCGCAAAGATGAATACTCCTTCCTGTACGCGTTCGCGGGTGAAGGCGGTGGTATCGGCCGCGCCGGCCCGCACCTGAGCGGCCACTTCGCGGGTGGATTTCTTTTCGGGTTCATCCTTGATCTCGACCGCCTTGCCTTCTTCCTTGTCGCGAACGGCCACGCATTGCAGGGAAACCGAAAGCGCGTCGTCCCGATAGTCGGTGGCGATGTCCACGGTAGCGGACATTCCCGGACGAATTCCCGGAACACTGTCCACGACGGCCACTTTCACGTCGAAACTGCGAGCCTGTGTCTCGGACTGCAAGTTCAACTGCGAAGCGGATTGAGCGATTTCGACCACCCGACCGACGAACATGGTATCGGGAAATGCGTCAATCTCGACCGAGGCCGAGTCGCCCAGTTTCACACCGACAATATCATTCTCGTCCACCTCGGCGCGCACCTGCATTTCGGATAGATCCGCAATGACGAGGATAACGTCTTCCTGAAACTGCGATCCCAGAGTGAGTTCGCCCTGTTCTTTATTGAGCCGCGAAATCCGTCCGGTCATGGGAGCGGAAATCCGAGTCTTGGACAGATTTTCGCGAGCCCGCTTTTCCTCGGCCGCAGCCTGATCGAGTTGACCGGCAGACATTTCCGCCGCCGCCACGGCTGCATCCAAGTCGGCTGGAGAAGCCATCCCCTTGTCAACCAATTCGCGAACCCGTCGCAGGTCCGCTTCGGCCTTGAGCTTCTGGCTGCGGGCCGAGCGGAGGCCGGAGGTGGCCGACTCCAGCGCGGCATTATAGGTTTCCGGATCAAGTTGGACGAGGAATTGACCTTTCTCGACGAAACCTCCCTCCCGGACCTCGAGCTTCACGATCCGCCCCGGAATCTCCGCCGAAACTTTCACCTGCTCAACCGGCTCGATCGTCCCTGAGGCCGAAACGGTGGCGACCAGCCGCCGCGTAGCGGCCGTCTCGACCGTCACCTGAGTCCGGGTGTCCTTCGTCTTGGACTTGTAAACCACCACGGCGATAACGATTACGACTACCGCAACGATGATGATCCAGATCCATTTCTTTTTCTTCTTCATGGGATTCGCAACTCAGTTAAGTGCTTTGGCTTGGCCGCACGGACGGGCCAACGGCTCAAGGATAGCATTCCGTGCCGATACTAATGGTATTCGTTTCGTGGGAGAGAAGCAAGGGGCAAAATGTTGCACATTGGGATAGGCATCCTGTGCATCTTGATTGCTCTCACTTGTTCTGGTACTGAGCTTGCATAGGAGGGTTCCGAATGCTACGAGTGTGCGAAAGCTCAAGGTACTGATTGAATGTCCTCCCGACCTGAACCCCCCAGCGAGATCGTAGAACCACTCCGCAGGTTCCTTGAGACCTTTACTCAAGAGCTTACGGAACAACAGTTTATCCCGGCATTCCGGGATGAACTCAAGCGCCTTCTGAATTCCCTCGATGGCCTGCAAAGGTCGGAGACCGTTCTCCAGCAAATTGCCCAGAGTGTAGTCCAACTGCAGGAAGTGTTTACTCCTGCCGGGACAAGACTGCTCGAGGGAGCCCGCGAGCTGGAAGAGGCGATGCGGGCCAACGCCTCCCAAGTCCGGGGGCAAGCGGAGGATGTCCTCCGCGATCTCCTCGAAACCCACCAGAAGCTGGAATCCAGCCTACGTTCCGAAGCCGGACTGATTCAGGAGCACACAAACGTCGGCCGGGAAGCCCTTGATCGAACCGTTGGCGAGATTGAGGACCGCCTGAAAGGTCTCACCACACACCTCGAAAGTCTTTGTGAACGAATGAATTCCGAGGTGACGGCCGCGGTTGAATCGGCTCGTCCTGCCGCCTCGGAACCGGAAGCGGTCTTGCCTTCGATGGCCACTGTGGTGGGTATTCCCGACGATCTCAAGGACCTTTTACAGCGCACCCAGGAGGCCATCGGCGAGCGCCTCGAAGAACAGCGCCGGGAGATTGCGGAAGCTCTCTCGCAGGTGCGGTCGGAGGAGAGTCAGCGACTCCTCAAGCTGGATCAGCGAGTTTCGGAGGCACTGGCTTCGGTCGGGCCGCAGGTGCAGGGCGAATTGGAAAGCGCCGTCGGACGACTGAGGGATCAGATTCAAACGCTGATCCTGGCCGAGATGGAAACCCGGCGGCTCGCCCCCCGGGATGACGGCGAACCTCAGGCAGCCGTTCCCACCGCCGAATTCACCTCCAGTCTGGCCGCCAGTGAAACACGGATTCTGCGGGAAATCGCCGTTCTGCAGAAGTCCGGACGAGGCGAGCAGTCGGAAGCCGAACGGCTGCTCCGTGAACTGGCGCGCGGTCTGGAAGACGTTGCCGAGCAAAACCTTCAGCGAGCCGAGGCCGAGAGCCGGTCGGTGAAAGAATCTCTCGGTACCCTGCAACGGATCGTGGGGCAGCTTCGGGACGGCGGCCAGCAGGATCGCGAGCAATTGGCCGCGATGCTCACGCATTTGGACACTCTGGTCAAGGGCCAACGGGAGCAGCAGCAACTGGCCGAGAGCGAACTGCACACGACGCGGACCAAGCTCGACGAGCAGACGCGGCTCTTGGAGCAGAAGATCGAGGACGATCGGCAGGTTCTCGGCCAGCTTTCGGCGGCGGTCGGACGCGCCGAGCAGGCCGCGACCAAGGCGATTGAACTGTCTCTCAGCGACGGCCGCGCGCAGCGCGATAAAATCGAGAGTGGAATCAAGGAGCTGCGGGATCGTCTCGATCGCGCCCAGCAGGCGGAAGAGGGACGCACCGAGAATACGCTGCGTCATATCGCCGAGGCGTGGACGGAGGCGCTCGAAGCGCTCCGCGACTTCGTCCAGAAAGCGATCGCCGGTCGCACCGACGCGATCATCACCCGGCTCGAGGGCTTGGACGCGCGACTGGCCGAATCCGGACAATCGGGTGGCAACCTGCAGCGCGACGTGCAGAACGAACTGCGCCGCATCAGCTCGCTCTTCGATGAGCGACTCGAAGGACTGAAGTCCACCACTGAGTCGTTCACGACGGCCATGGAAAGCCACGTGAAGGCGGTCTCCGGCGAAGTGGCGGCGCTGCGTTCCAAGCAAGAGCAGTCGCTGGCCGTGTTGAAAGAAGCGATCCGCGCCAACTATGACGAGAGTGCGGCCCGGCTGAAAGAGGTGGTGGAAACCGCCTACGACAGCTTCATCAAACAGACTTCCAACATCCCGCAGGTGATTGACCGGTTCACTCACCTGCTGCAGTCCCTGCACCAGAGCGATTCGCTGGCGCTCCAGACGATCGGCAGCGACACGAAAAACGTTCTGAGTTTGGCGTCGGAAAGGTTCGAGACGCTGGTGGCCGACAACAACGCCATCAAGAAGTTCTTCCCGCTGCTCGACAAGAAGCTGGAAAAGCACTCCACCGAGCTCGACATGGTTCGCAAGGCGCAGGTGCGGCAGGATCAAGATCTCGCCGAATTCCCGCGCACCCTGTCCGAGCTGCGGCAGTGGCACGACGAGCAGCTGCGGGAACTTCGCGGCGAATTGCAGCGCATGCGGGAGGACGCCCGTGAGCAGTCCGATCACGTTCGCGGAGATCTGCACGACGTGAAATCCGAGCAGAGCGCCCTGCAGAACGAGGATCTCCCGACCTTCCGCCGCGAGGTGTCGCAGCTCGTCACTTCCAAGCTGGAATTCATCGAAAATACGCTCCACGAACGGCAAGAGTCGCTGCGCAAGGAGATGGATCAAGCCATCGAGCGCAGCCGACTTTCCGGTCGAAAGACGTTCCTGATCGTCGCCGCGCTGGTCGGATTGTCCATCCTCCTTCAGATCGCCTTTCACTTCGCTTCCACGCCGGGAACCGGAGGCTGATCGTGGCCGCTCCCTTCGAGAATTCGGCCATCGCGGCTGCGGCCTTGTCGCGGCAGTGGCACGAGGCGGCCAGATCCCGGCCACAGACGGCCGCCGCTCCGTCACTGCTTGAACTCCAAACCATCTGCCGCGAAACGGGCATTTCTCTTCCCGACTTGGACAACTTCGCGCGCATTCGCGACTTATCGCCCCTGATTCTCATTTGCGGTCGGGATTCGTCTCTCGCCGCGTCCGTGGCGGAGCTGTTCGGTTTACATCCGCAATGGCCTGAGCTGCCGGAAGCACCCCTCATCTGGTGTGTGAGCGGCGACCCGGGCCCGAAAATCCGCGTGCGACACGGCTCGACGGAGCAGGAGATCTCACGTCGCACGCTGGGCACGCTGCTCGGCGCGAAACTGCCGCCCGCCGGTTTTCTGGTCATCGAAGAGCATACGAACGCGCCCCATGGCTGGAGCCTCGGTTGGATCCCCCGGCCAAACTTCATGGAATCGCCGGACGGTGGGCCAACGGAAACCGAGTTTCTGCTCCGCCAGCGAGCGGCACTGGTCGTCGAGGAGGAGACGCCTCTTCCCGTCGCGGAAACGCTGAAAGAATTGAACCAGAAACTCTGGATCATCCGCCGCTCGGAGCTGGAAAGCGAGGAGGACCGGAGGCGCATTCTGGCCGAGCTGGCGACTCTGGCGGAGGACCGGCCTGAGCACCTTGCCCTGCGCATAACGGCGACGTGGCGATGGCTGGTGAACCGGCTGCTGAATCAGATCGAGGGCATGCGTTCCGAGTACAAACAACGACTGAATCGGTTCGATATCAAGATCGCCTCGGCCGCTCATCTGCTCCGACAATATCGAACCAATTGGATCGGCGGGATACGTACGTTGGTGGAAAGCCATCTCGGACAACGGGCGGGGGGAACGGCATTCGCGTCATTTCTCGACGCCGGAAAGCCGGGACCTCAAGCAGGCACGTTTGTGTCCGCGCTCGCCCTGAACGGATTGGGAAACAAGCTGGACGAGTACCTTACGGATCGCATGGCCGATCTGGTGGGCGGATTGGACGGTTTGGCAACCAAGTTGGAGCTGCGACGCATCCCGCTCGGTGACGCCAACGTCCGATGGGACATCCGCACCCTGTCGTCGCGCGTAGAGGCACATCTGACGGGCGAGAAAGTCTTCCCGCTCGGCGGCGGCAAACGGGCGGGACTGGCGGCAAACCTTACCGGACGAAAACAGCAAGTGACTCAGGAACGCAAAGATCAACTGGCGCGTGGCGTTCGTGAGGCGGCGAAAATCATCGTCCAGGATTTCACCGATTGGTCTATGGAACTCACCTCGTCTCTGGAACAGAGTATCCACCTTCAACTTACTGCCGAACTCGCCAATCACGGTCTGCCCGACGCCGACGGCCTTCGGGTGGCTCAAGCCGGTCTCGATCGTCTGGAAGAATCCCTTCGATCACGAAAGGAAGCCACCATCCGCCCCGAAGCCACGCTTGCCGAATGGCTTGCCGCCTTGTCGCGGGGCGGCTTGATTCCGCTCTTCCAACCTACCTGATCCCTCCCGGAACTCCTTGAAATTCTGCTCGTTTTTCACGTAATTGGGCTGTGGCAACTCAGGATTCACACGGCTCCATGCCTCTTCGTCTGATTCTCACGCTCCTTCTGCTGGCTACGGCTGCGACCCGCCTGAACGCAGTGGATCTGTCGCTCGATGACTACCAGCAATGGCAAGGGTATAACGGCTGGAGAATTCAGGTGATTAAGTTTCCCGGCATCAAGAGCTTCGCCCGGGCCGAGATCCTGACGGTGATGGCCACCGAAAAACCCACCTGGCTCCGCCGCTACGTGCGAATCGGCAGCCGCACCATTTTCTATGCCGACGATTTCACCGCCGACCTGTTTCGCATCGAACGCTTCTTCCGGCGGGAAGGCTTTCCGAATGCCGTGATTCGCGGCTCGATCCGGCCGCGGGAGAAACATCGCGAACTCGTTCTCAAAGTCGAGATCGTGGAAGGTCCATCGCTGCTTCTCAAGAACTGGCGGCTCGATTTGCGGGGACCTCAGGACGTGGGAGTGGATTCGGCGCGCTGGGCGCTGGCGATGCCGATCAAGATCGGGAAGCGACTCGCTCTGTCGGACGTCAAGACCTCCGCCGACACGCTGGCCTATAAGCTGCGCCAGATCGGTCACGCGCGGGCACGTGTCGAGTATATCGTGGAAACCGACAGCGTCGAGAATACCGCCGAGGTAACCTTCATTCTCGAACCGGGCAGTTTCTGCTACTTCGGCCAAACGCACATCACCGGACTGAAGCAGCTTTCGCATGGCACTGCGCGACGCGAGCTCACCTTCCGGGATTTCGAGCCTTTCGCGCCGCACAAGCTCGAAGAAACGCGCTTGCGGCTGGTGCGGCTCGAGATCTTCAATTTCGTCAGCGTCCGCGCCGACACCACCGTGCCGGGGGATACTTTGCCGGTGTGGATTGAAACCCAGGAAGGCTGGCGCTATCGAGTGCGACTGGGCGCCGGCTATGATACCGATGAGCGCGCGCGCGCTTCGGCGGAATTCGTGGATCTGAATTTCTTCGGTCGCGGTCGCCGTCTGACGTGGGGCGTGAGCATCGCCGAGATCCGCCGACAGACCGAGGCCCGTTTGTTCTGGCCGCATACCCCGTGGAATGCCACCGACATTACCCTCGCCCCGAAATGGGAACTCAATATCGAGAAGGCCTACCATCTCGAAACGCAAACCGCCTCAACGATTCTCTCGGCCTCCCCGTTGCCGAAGGTCACGGCATCGCTGTCCAACGAAGTGGGCACCGAGCGGCGTCGCGACCGGGTGGACTCCCTCGACGCCGAATCGCAGCTGACGTCGGCGCTGACCATCCTGAAATCGGTGGAAACCGTTTCGGCCGCCTGGGACACCCGTGATAATCCGTTGGTTCCGCGTATGGGTCACATGATCGGCCTGACCTTTTCCGAGTCGGGAGCCGTTTACCGAACCGACCAGCGCTGGTGGCGGGCTTTGCTCGCCGGCCGCGTGTTCATTCCCGCCACGCGCTTCACGGTTCTGGCCGGCAAATCCGAAATCGGAATCATGGGACCGCTCCATGATTCGCCGGTCACGCCGATCCAAGAGCGGTTTTATCTGGGCGGTCCGTCCACCGTTCGCGGGTGGGCGCGCCGGCATCTGTCTCCCCGCGCCGAGGACGCGGATCGCACGCCGCTCGGCGGGAATTTCTCCTTCTATCTCACGACCGAATTGCGACACAACGTGTGGGGACCGGTTACGCTCGCCTTGTTCATGGATGCCGGCAACGTCTGGAAGAAGGAGCGCGATTGGCAACCGCTCGACGTGTATCCCTCCGTGGGGACCGGATTGCTCTTTCTCTCGATGGTCGGTCCGCTTCGCGTGGACTTCGCCCATCAGATGCGGGAGAATCTTTACCGTGAGCGGCCGTGGGCGATTCATTTCTCGCTGGGAACTCCCTTCTGATGTTTGCGCGTCTGATGAAGATCGTCGTCTGGATCACGCTGGCTCTGCTGGCGGTGCCGGTCGCGGTCGTTCTTCTGGCGCTGTCGCCCGGTGTCCAGACGCTCGTCGCCCACCGCCTGCTTCGCTCCGCGACCGCCGATTGGAACGGTTCCCTTCATCTCGGTCGCGTCCACGCGAAACCGAACGGAAATTTTCTTGTGCGGGACGTGCGAATCGAAGACGAGTCCGGTGCGCTCGTGCTGGGATTCGACACGCTCTCGGCAACGATTCGCATTCCGGCGCTGCGGCGCGATTCGATCCACGTTCGCACGCTGCACGTGAGCGGCTTGTCGGCGAATCTCGTGCTCGATTCCAGCGGCTCAACGAACCTTCAACGGGCGCTCGCATCCAGGACGCCATCGCCGCGCGACTCCACTCCCGCGAAGTTCCGCTGGATCGTCCGCCTGGATACGGCTACCGTGGAAGGACGGTATTTACGATTCGCCGTTCCTGATATGGTGTTGTTCGACGACTCCACCTGGTCTGCCGGGCTGCGGGCCGTCTATGGAAACGACTCTCTGGACTACGCCGTCGCCTTGCACGTCCCGCCTCGCCTTCAAGTGAAGGCCTCGGGATTTCTCGCTGCAAATGATCCACTGACGGATTTTGCCGGAGAAATTATCGTTCACGCGGATTCCCTGTTCATGGCGCGCTTTCCCGATCCGTTCCCGGCCGCCGGCAACGTTGCTCTTTCCGCTTCCTATCAGACCTCGCCGGACTCATTGCACCTTCAAGCGAATCTTTCGTCTTCCGCCATTGGGAAAGTGGTTGCCGGAGCGACGATTCCCTTCCCTCCCGACAGCATCGCCGGTCACGGGGAAATCCGTTTCCACGAGATCTCCCTCAGTCCGCTCTTGCACATCGAGGAACCTACGCGGCTGAACGGACACCTCCGCTTTCACAAGAAGGCCATGCCGGATCCAATCAGCGGCTGGGTCGCTCATGCAAACTTCACGGATTGCCGCTATGGAACGTACGAGCTACCCCACGCGGAAGTGACCGTTCACACGGCGGACTCGGTGGTTTTCGTCTCCAGCTTCCTTGAAACGGGCTTCGGCCGGCTGCGCATCAGCGGAGATTCGCACGGATTGGATACTGCGACAATGGAGGTGGCGGGAGATATCCAATTCGACCGGCTTCGGCTGCAGCATTTCATCGAGACGATTCCCGATACACTCTCTCCGCTTTCGGGTTCGCTGCGAGTGCGAAGCCGGGGGCTGAATTTGGAAACGATTCGGGCCGAGTACAGCCTGATTCTCGACACCGTTCGCCTCGGCCGCCACGAAATTGCCGCCCTCTCCGCCAGCGGTCGCTTGCAAGGCGATTCGCTCATGGTGGATACGTTGCGGACCGCGCTTGCCGGCGGAACCGCTGACGGAAGAATATTCGCTCGCCGGGGGCGAGAATTGGCCTATGAAGCCCGAATCGAGTTCCCGGACCTGAATTCGCTTCGCCCATTTGCCGAGAGCTTCGTGGAACTTCCGGACACACTGTCGGGATCGTTTTCTTTGGACGCGCGCGGCACGGGCAGCCTGACGGGAGATTCCCTGTCCGCTCTTTCGCTGCAAGGGAACGTTCGACTGGATTCGCTTCACTATGATGAACTCGCGGTTCATCGGGTTCGCCTGCGAATCACCGAGGGAGACTTGGATAGCTTGACCTTCCGCGGCGCGCTGCTGCTCAGCGGCCTGTCCGCTGCGAATCAAACGGTGGACTCGGTCTCGCTGCTCTTCGACGGCACACCGGGACACGCGCGGGTTAATGCCCGCCTGTGGGCGCGCGCCGACAGTCTGAAATTGGCTGCGAGCTTCGAAGCGATTCGTTCGGGGGCGGATCTGACTCTCACGATTGACGATCTGAACGTGGAAGCGTTCGGGATTGCCGCTCGCTCGGAAGGCACGACGACGCTGACTCTTTCGGAGCGCCGCGCCGAAATTGACTGGCTGCAACTCCGCTCACCCGTGGGCATCCTGCGCGCCAGCGGCTATCTGCAGCGGCAAGGCGAGCAAGATATGGTGTTGGAGCTGTCCGGCCTGCGCTCGGGCGAATTGGCGCGAATCCTGAAGCAGCCCCTTCCCGAAAGCCGGGTCAACGTGCGAGTGCAGGTGACGGGACCCGACACGGCCATCGTGGGCGACCTCCACCTCTCGGCGGATAGCGTGTCGCTGGACGGATCGCCGTTGGCCGATGAGTTTGTGTTGCGCGCCACCGTGGATCGCCTGCAAACGACGACCAGCGGTTTCGTCATTTGGCTGGGCGACACGCTGACGGTTTTCTCGGGACGGCTGCCCGCCCGTATCTCAGTGGAAGACGGATTCATTCTGGCCGACAGTCTGCCCATGTCCGGCAACATGCGGATTCTCGAGCAGCCGCTTGCCAAACTGAATTCCTATCTCCCGTTCGGAATGGAATTCGGCGGATTTCTGTCGGGCGATCTCACGTTCAGCGGCACGCCCGCGTCCCCCGACTGGTCGGGAACTTTCGGCGTGAGAAACGGGAAATATCACGATGCGCGCGTGGGAGTGGACTATCGCGATCTTACCATCACCGGAAGTCTGGATCGGGATACGTTGCGAATCTCCCGTTTCGACGCACGGTCGGGAGGAACGCTCTCGGGCAGCGGACAAGCCGTCATGGCTTTTCCCTTGCCGCAAGAACTTCAGATCGAATTGAAGTTCGACAACTTCGAGGCGCTGAACGGCCCGCAGCTCAGCGTGCGCGCAACCGGCGACGTCTCCATAAGCGGGCCATTGAATCGCTTGCATGCACGGGGGCAAGTGCAAACCGATCAGGTACTCTACCGGATCACGCAGACCACCACCAAGACCATCGAAGAAATTGATCTGGCGGCCGAGCTGGCCAAGTTGCGCGGCGACACGGTAAAGCCCTCGTTTTTGCTCGCGGAACTCTACACTCCGATGTCCCATGAACTGGTCGTGGACGTACCCGGAAACTGCTGGATGCGTGGCAGCGGGGTCAATATCGAGCTCACCGGCAGACTGTGGCTGATCAAAGAACGCGGCTACGACCCCTCGATTGCCGGAGAAATCCTCGTGCGCGAAGGGCGCGTTCAATTCCTGGGACGAACGTTGCGCGTGGACGAAGGAGTCGTTCGCTATGAAGGCCCGCTCGATAATCCGACTCTGGATATCACCGCCACCAGTCCGCAACTGGAAGCGCAGGGAACGAAAGTCCAGGTGAAAATCACCGGCCCGCTGTCGCGAACGCAGGTGGAACTCAGCGGCACCGATCCCGACGGCCAAGCCATGACCCCCGATCAGGTCGTCGTCGCGCTGCTTATGGGACGCTGGCGCGCCGGAGGATCGGGCGTGGGGCTCGGGCCGACCGGTTCCGTTGTCGAAGGAGCCGCCGCCACCGCCGCCACCAGTCA
The sequence above is a segment of the bacterium genome. Coding sequences within it:
- a CDS encoding ABC transporter ATP-binding protein, which translates into the protein MIDIRNLVKIYKVGTEQVNALRGVDLAIRSGEYLAIMGPSGSGKSTLMNLIGCLDTPTSGDYFLAGENVAGLTDGYLAEIRNRRIGFVFQTFNLLPRATALHNVELPLIYAGMRSSLRHRRAEEALTSVGLADRMHHKPNELSGGQRQRVAMARALVTNPSIILADEPTGNLDSKTGAEIMEVLQLIHEEGNTIVLVTHEEDVARHTKRIVRLLDGRIASDEPRS
- a CDS encoding efflux RND transporter periplasmic adaptor subunit, whose amino-acid sequence is MKKKKKWIWIIIVAVVVIVIAVVVYKSKTKDTRTQVTVETAATRRLVATVSASGTIEPVEQVKVSAEIPGRIVKLEVREGGFVEKGQFLVQLDPETYNAALESATSGLRSARSQKLKAEADLRRVRELVDKGMASPADLDAAVAAAEMSAGQLDQAAAEEKRARENLSKTRISAPMTGRISRLNKEQGELTLGSQFQEDVILVIADLSEMQVRAEVDENDIVGVKLGDSASVEIDAFPDTMFVGRVVEIAQSASQLNLQSETQARSFDVKVAVVDSVPGIRPGMSATVDIATDYRDDALSVSLQCVAVRDKEEGKAVEIKDEPEKKSTREVAAQVRAGAADTTAFTRERVQEGVFIFAADSAVWKPVKTGLSSDRHIEIIEGIAENDSVISGPYRILARELTNGMKVKLKEEGKGGKKVERR
- a CDS encoding ABC transporter permease, whose amino-acid sequence is MRTFTDVYEGLRISFRALRSNKLRAALTTLGILIGVTTVVLMVTIILGLNKAVAGQFSFLGSNTLYVSKWDWFGDNWRAMIKRPVLGPEVADQIAAESKLAAAVSPWADTRSSVSYRSNRLTNVQVWGVGTDYVETNSVRLDLGRFFNEDEVRRNRQVCVIGAAVAERLFENGGALDKRLDIGGYKFRIIGVNAKMGRFFGQNMDDFVYVPIGAFIKRFEREANVDIVVKARSSEEVAELEWELRGIMRRIRKLGPMEPDNFGINGQNMIMDAYRKVTGSIYAGGVIIAFISLLVGGIGIMNIMLVSVTERTSEVGLRKALGAHRWMIAWQFLIESAVICGVGGLAGVGLAYIGSRIMNSFLPTAMPLWVVGFGVVFAAVVGVFFGIYPSTKAARLSPIEALRQE
- a CDS encoding BamA/TamA family outer membrane protein — protein: MPLRLILTLLLLATAATRLNAVDLSLDDYQQWQGYNGWRIQVIKFPGIKSFARAEILTVMATEKPTWLRRYVRIGSRTIFYADDFTADLFRIERFFRREGFPNAVIRGSIRPREKHRELVLKVEIVEGPSLLLKNWRLDLRGPQDVGVDSARWALAMPIKIGKRLALSDVKTSADTLAYKLRQIGHARARVEYIVETDSVENTAEVTFILEPGSFCYFGQTHITGLKQLSHGTARRELTFRDFEPFAPHKLEETRLRLVRLEIFNFVSVRADTTVPGDTLPVWIETQEGWRYRVRLGAGYDTDERARASAEFVDLNFFGRGRRLTWGVSIAEIRRQTEARLFWPHTPWNATDITLAPKWELNIEKAYHLETQTASTILSASPLPKVTASLSNEVGTERRRDRVDSLDAESQLTSALTILKSVETVSAAWDTRDNPLVPRMGHMIGLTFSESGAVYRTDQRWWRALLAGRVFIPATRFTVLAGKSEIGIMGPLHDSPVTPIQERFYLGGPSTVRGWARRHLSPRAEDADRTPLGGNFSFYLTTELRHNVWGPVTLALFMDAGNVWKKERDWQPLDVYPSVGTGLLFLSMVGPLRVDFAHQMRENLYRERPWAIHFSLGTPF